ACATTTAGTAATAATTTGGTGCAATCTTTCAACATTGGACCAGCAGTAAAGCACAAAAGTACAGAAACTTTGGGTAAAAGCAACCATTGCCAACCAAGCCAGCAGTCAGCACAACATTTGCATGCAAATGATACGTACAAAAGAAGCTCCATGTTACTTGTACATCTTACATAAACAAATTCAGGAACATTTACAACGTGGTGATGACAATATACAATTTTGGCATACATCAAAAACACCATATTTATTTTCCTAGGAAATATAAGTCACAGTGGCAAAGACTTTTTGTAATTACCTAAATACAATTCTACAGTGCAGAATCAAAGCTGCTCTCCACAATAAAGCATGTGCACAGTGCATACTTGGTCATATATTAGCAAAATActgcataaatataaaaatgcaaacaattaAGTGGGCAGTTGGGTGGATGGACGTATAAAGGCATGGTTTTGAATGATGGAGAGCAATAGTTGCAGGGTTAGTACGTTTTTTCCAAGTGGTGAGATGGCTGCTGCTTTTTTCATCTTGGGAGACTAGGACAAAAGACACACAAGCACGCTGCGTGCCATTACATAAACCGAGTAACACCCATTTACACCTACGCCAACAACATAAAAACAGGATCAGAATGCTTGCATCTGCTgctatgttgttttttttcctttcctcCAGTTGAGGACTTCACAATCTAGAAATGATCAAAGAGAAACAGCACGTATAAGTGGTCACACCTCTAAGATttgacatcattttctcaccctcgtgcTGTTCCTGACTTATgtaactttctttcatggaacaccagaggagagttttaacagaatgacagcctcagtcaccattcacttacattgtatggaaaaaaagatgcaatacaaGTTAATTGTGAATGAGGCTGTACattttcctaacatctccttttgtgttgtatgaaagaaagaaagtcatatgggtttgttatgaataaattattctttaaacattacaaatgttcccccctaatattataaaaaaaaacatcatcaaaACAATCATTGTTCACAGTAACAACCATAATTCCAGTCAAGACACCACAAAGAATTGGTAGAAGGCATATACCAGGCCAGTAAGGATCATGTCATGGTTTTAAGTTATATTACATCTCTCAGACAACATTGGACAAAGGCTGAATCATGCAACcatctaatttataatggagGGGATAAAGATTCAATCCCCTCTTTCTCTTTCACAAAGGCCAATGGTCGACCACAGACAAACATCAACAAACAGCACAAGCTTCCAGCTTTTTGCTACTATGGGCATACATTTTGGGATTGAGGGGATGGTGTGGTTATCAACAAAATTTGTTGGAATTGTGGAAGTACCCTTCTTGTGGTTGGAATCATACATTTCCCAAACCTTTCCTAGTGGTAAAACAATTAGAAGGACCTCAACTGTCATACCTCAAACCTCCAAATAACAATGAGTAAGTGAGAACCATCATTCACAAAAATTCCcaattacaaattacaaaaacaaGTACTCTCTGTTTGTTGAATCTATTGAGGGGGGCCTTCACACCCTTAATCGATTCATCAAATCAGAGTTGAATCaattaaacagatcaatatgttaGACTACAGTACCACAAATGTAAAACTAAAAAGGGTAATAGTATAAAAACTTAAATCTGCATCTGAAAACTGCTTTTCACTTACAGTCATAGTTGCCATCTTCTGTTGAGAAGCAGTCTTTGAAAAGGCAAAGCATGGTCCGATAACAGTTGTCTAATAAGAACTTTGGTGTAACAGATTTCCAACCCTTGTAATATGGGTCCCTCAAGTGATCCCAGATGTGCTGTATGCTCTCTGGAAGTTCTCTCTGTTTGGACAGAggtacaaatgaagatatttttacattaataaaacATACTACTCACAAGTAACATCTGCAACACAGACTGAACAGATTCAAGAAGTCAAATCCAATTTAGTTTTAGCCAGTCTGGATTACAATATGcctatgtttatttattattgcatGTGATATAAAATCCATTAGAATGCTTCTCTCATAAACAGCAAATGCAACAGATGTTTGTATTCAAAACGAGAAACATTTGGGGCCctattttaaaggtatagtttacacaaaaatttaaattctctcattatttactcaccttcatgccatcccagatgtgcatgactttctttcatctgctgaacacaaattaagattttttagaacaatatttcagctctgtaggatacaatgcaagtgaattgttgtcaacattatgaagctccaaaaatcacaaaaggcagtataaaagtaatccataagactccagtgattaaatccatattttctgaagaaatattaaaggtgtgggtgagaaacagatcaatatttaagccaatTTCTGATAGAAATGATTcttcctgcccagcagggggcgtatgcataaagaatgtgaatcaccaaaaacacaagaagaagaatgtgaaagttaaaatggaggctgactgagcagggaggagaatttatagtaaaatttgacttaaatatttatctatttctcaatCACACCTATAAAatcacttctggagacattgatttaaccactggagtcatatggattacctttatgctgacttgtgttgttttggagcttcacaattttggtcacacattcacttgcattgaacggacttacaaagctgaaatattcttctaaaaattgtcatttgtgttctgcagaagaaagaaagtcatacacatctgggatggcatcgggtgagtaaatgatgacagattttcattttggggtgaactatttctttaagagctCTAGCATTAAGTGCAGCGCTATGCCATAAGTGGGCATGGCCATTACATTTTGTACTTgcatgcaagcatgcgctaaggcTACGCGCAACTAGGTTTGGCGAAATCGCATGTGCAATGCGCAAATGTGCTGGATTAAGTgcagtttaattctgaggttttcaCCAGCTATTATTACACTGTCTCAGTCCAATTATATAGTTCATTCCCTCAAGCATCAGCGATATAaaccaagacagcacattcagaagaagttggtagtgtaacgGACTGTATGCAGTGaattagaagaattgaaaattacattcttttgtgcattaatatGCATCCTTGATGATTGTTGGGCATATTTCTATAACAGTGacgctccttttatacgcatggaaaatgtgattctcctcAAAATTTGGCTGTAGGCtcagttaaattatagagaatgtaaatattattaatcCCTTTCATCAAatcacaaatcatggctagtattaacagtgactgTATCGGCATttacttcacttctactggttgATTTTGATAAATGAATTTATTGAAACActataaaaataaaccaaaaatattcctAAACTGAAATTACACTTAAAAAATCAAAAAATCATGGCCAaccaattccaaacattttactctctccaacttcttccaccagcctgttttgcagtgacttaaaaatcatctacaacaacaggtggaaaataccTTTAGACTTACAAATTAgaccataaatacaattgtacatttaaaaataataacaataataattgaaaaataaaccatgacctatagataggtTAATACAAATCTCATTGTTTTGTATTCTTTCCATATAAGACTCTTATAAAACTCTGAGTTTGAACATGAACTTTATTGCcaactgctggtggaatctccaaactgcaaatgcaggaactgagttgaAACTTTGTGCCAagttaaaacattgttttcaaacgtcttagcgcaattacatatttctcaggaaaatagcaaattgcgctttgctccacttcattaacatgcaatacacccacagtttgcacgcatacacccacaaTTGCGCAAACACTCTgacccatgcccacttgcgctttgcgctgGCACAAAGATTTTGATTAATTAGCACTCTCACGAAAAGTGGATAAGACGTGTCCAAAAGTTGGCTATGAGACAACAAAAGTAAGGAGTAGCAATGAAAGACAGAATGATTCTTAATGTGTTAGCTGCTGTCATTATTGTTCTAACCTCCTCATCTCTGGGATTGTGTTGGTTATATAGCACCTGGAAATTTCTGATGAGGTTCTCCAGATTGGAGAGGTATTGACGGCGTGTAGGATGCCTCTCTGGCAGCATCCTTAAAATCTTCTTTATACCCTCCTGACTAACCAAAAGCCACAAATCCTGTAAATCACTCAGCTCTACCGGCTGCTCTTCATTCCTCTAAAAAAGTGAGAGAGGAACAAGATAAGATAAAAGGAATGAGACCAGAGGAAACTGTTATGATGAGGGAAATGTTTGATTTGATTAGAAAGTTTGTGATTTACAGACATGGATTATTTTACAATCCTTGTATGAGTTTACGAGTCAAGTAATGAAAGAATAAATGATAGTTAATGATAGAGTTAGGTCTAAGGTAAGCACTTGTATGGTAGTTCGGGCCAAGTGTTTGAGCCTCTATTAATAAAGTGTGATAGGATTTCAAGTACAAAGTACATTTTACAAATCAATCTATTTTTATTGACTTGTTGTAAGCTATACATCAACATTAAGATGGATCCATGGCACAACAATTAGGcaaattctcattattgtaatgcaaaaatctttattataataatatatgttgTATTgtctttaatttatgctgatttcaaTTAAAAAAGAATACATTGATCACAGTTAAACATGACTGTATTatgcattgcattattttatttatttagttaacaTGTCCAGACACGTTTTGTTAAATCCCTCAAAAGTCTTATAATTGTGACTCAAATCTGACTCAACAACCTTAAATCTATGGTGGTTGCTGATAAACCGGGAAAATTAGCAAAATAATTTGGGAAGTTGTGGAGAGTGTTTCTTTATATGATGATGGAATATGAGTCAGTGGGTTGAATGAGGACTGGGTCATTGGGGTAAAAACTCACCAGTCTGCTGATGTTGCgcagcctgaacacctcctcaTAATGCACTTGAATGGTATAGTTAATGGGAAAGTTTGTTTTCTGTAAATGCCAAAAGTAGAACAGCTTAATTGCATATCATTAATTCCCATTATCTCTCAGTAGCCTATGTGACagactttataataaaaacatctaTTCTCACTTTATGCAAGTTCTTCTTTTTCAGACATTTACCACAAGAGTTGTTTATGACATGTTTATATGTTCTCAACATATATCAATGTAAGCTTTACAAAGCCCaatatgtttcagtttcatatgttCCCCGTTATGTTTCAGAATATAAATAAGCAATATTAAAGGCATTATGCATCTGCTTACCATATAGCGTCTCCTAAGAGTTATGTTTAGGCTGTCCCTTACTGTTTTCAGAGATGCACAGAGATCTGGTGCCGCACTAATGCACACTGGtaatacacaaataaaacctaCAGGAGCAAAAGAAGAAACAAAGTGATTGAAATTAATGTAATTGCCTGgcaaaacattattacaataatttgtgttttgtccTTAAACCTTCAGGTTTAACAGGTTTGGCTTTATTTTCTCTTAACACATTCAACTAtccttttccaaaaaaaaaaaaaaaaagtttcataattTCAGATGATTCTATCACTTAAGAATAGCATTATGTCCCTAAACAagatatttgtaatttaaaagcccatagctttttttcttctgtttgatatttttttagacaatacaaaaacttttgttgtttttacatttactcaGAAATGTTTTGAAGATGTGTTACAACGGGCATTAATTAGTTCATGATGTTTACAGCTCCAGTTACTATTGCTGATGATTTGGTGTTTTttgcaatgtacagtatgataGAG
The sequence above is a segment of the Xyrauchen texanus isolate HMW12.3.18 chromosome 29, RBS_HiC_50CHRs, whole genome shotgun sequence genome. Coding sequences within it:
- the LOC127623321 gene encoding interleukin-34-like isoform X2, giving the protein MLKPKCRLLRVLLGFICVLPVCISAAPDLCASLKTVRDSLNITLRRRYMKTNFPINYTIQVHYEEVFRLRNISRLRNEEQPVELSDLQDLWLLVSQEGIKKILRMLPERHPTRRQYLSNLENLIRNFQRELPESIQHIWDHLRDPYYKGWKSVTPKFLLDNCYRTMLCLFKDCFSTEDGNYDYCEVLNWRKGKKTT
- the LOC127623321 gene encoding interleukin-34-like isoform X1 translates to MLKPKCRLLRVLLGFICVLPVCISAAPDLCASLKTVRDSLNITLRRRYMKTNFPINYTIQVHYEEVFRLRNISRLRNEEQPVELSDLQDLWLLVSQEGIKKILRMLPERHPTRRQYLSNLENLIRNFQVLYNQHNPRDEERELPESIQHIWDHLRDPYYKGWKSVTPKFLLDNCYRTMLCLFKDCFSTEDGNYDYCEVLNWRKGKKTT